The genomic stretch GTCCCGATCTTTCGGCAAGACGCCACGATTCGGCAGATCTTCGTTCTGGAGGACAAGACGGCGGTGGTGGACATCAGCCGCAAGACGGCCGAGAACCTGGCCGGCGGGATCCGAATGGAATTGTGCGCCATCCATTCCATCACCAGGTCGCTGGTCGAGAACCTGGGGGAGATCGATCAGGTCCGGTTCCTGGTGGGGGGGAAGCCGGAACTCACGCTTTCCGGCCACGTTTCCATAGGGGAACCCTTCCTGTAACATGGCCCCTCCCGGGCGGAGAGACGACTGACAGTGATGAATCGCAGAAACGACGGACGGCGTCCCGACGATTTGAGGCCGGTGAAAGTCACCACCGGCTTTACCAGGCATGCGGAAGGATCGGTCCTGATGGAGTGCGGAGACACCCGGGTCCTCTGCACGGCAAGCGTCGAGAAGAAGGTCCCCCCCTTCTTGCGGGGAGCCGGCCAGGGTTGGATCACCGCCGAGTATGGGATGCTTCCCCGGTCGACCCACACCCGCATGATTCGCGAAGTGGCCAAGGGAAAGCTCTCCGGGAGGAGCCAGGAGATTCAGCGCCTGATCGGGCGGTCGTTGCGGGCGGTCGTGGACCTTCACCTCCTGGGAGAGCGAACCATCTGGTTGGACTGTGACGTGCTTCAGGCGGACGGGGGCACCCGCACCACCTCCATCACCGGGGCTTTCCTGGCCCTGGCCCTGGCTCTGGATCGGTTGCATGGGGAACGGACTCTTCAGGAGCCGGTCCTCCTGTCTCCCGTGGCCGCGGTTAGCGTGGGAATCCTGGGAGACGAACCGGTGTTGGATCTGAACTACCGGGAAGATTTCGCCGCCGAAGTGGACATGAACGTGGTCATGACCGGTCAGGACGAGTACGTCGAGGTCCAGGGGACCGCGGAAGGAACTCCCTTCGGCCAGGGACAACTGGATCGGCTCCTGGAATTGGCCCGCGGCGGAATCCGGCAACTGATCTCCAGGCAGCGGGCCGTATTGGAAGACACGACGGAAGATGCCGCCCGGCTGTTCCGTCCCGATCCCGCCTCCAATCGTTTTGCGATTCCTGTTGGCAACTCGAAATAAGGGAAAGGTGGCGGAGGTCCTCCACGCCCTGGAAGGACTCCCGGTCCAGGTGGATCTGCTGCCGGACCATTCACGGATCCCCGAGCCGGAAGAAACCGGCCTGACCTTCCGTGAAAATGCGGCCCTCAAGTCCCGCTACTACTCCCGTCTCACGGGTGTCCCCACTCTCTCGGAGGATTCCGGACTGGCCGTGGAGGTGCTGGACGGACGTCCGGGCGTCCATTCGGCCCGCCTGGCCCCCAACGACGGCGAGCGAATCCGGACCCTGCTGAAGCTGATTGCGGACGCCGATCCGGAGTGGCCCGATTCCCGTCCCCGGGCCCGCTTCGTCTCGGCGATGTGCCTGTCCCTGCCGGAGGAGCGCATCCAGGTACAGGGCGAGGTCTGGGGACGGATCGTTCCCGAGGCCCGGGGCGAAAACGGCTTCGGCTACGACCCGGTTTTCCTCTATCCGCCGCTGAACCGGACCTTCGCCCAACTCACCATCGAGCAGAAGAGCCGGATCTCCCATCGATCCCGGGCATTGCGGAAGCTTCGGGCCCGGCTCAAGGCATTCTGATTCGAATCAGCCTGCCGCCCCAATGGCCTGCTTCAGTTCTTCCGGCGTGTGAACCGGCCTCCGGCAGACGAAGTTCCGGCAGACGTAGGCTGCGGCCCCGCCGTCGATGGAAGTTTTTCCCGCCAGGAGGGGGATCTGGTATCCAATGCCATCGTCCTCGCCTGACGCGACCGCCAGGATCTTGTTGGGCAGGTACTGATCCCTCACCACCTGGACCAGCGGGGCCCGCTGTGTTTCGCTCCCGACCACGGCGATCTCGTGAACCGGGCCCAGGTAGTGGTCCAGGGCCTGTAGCCAGTAGCCGAACGCCAGCGGATGGCGTTCCAGGGCCAGGGAGACTCGCCGGAGCATGCTCTCCGCCTTCTCCAGGTAGCCGGATCGCCCCAACAGCTTGTGGAGCCGGAGCAGGTTCAGGCAGGAGACGGCGTTCCCGCTGGGGGTGGCATTGTCCATGAACTCCTTGTGGCGAATCACCAGGCGTTCGTGGTTCCTGGAGGTGAAATGGAAGTCTCCTTGCTCAGCGTCCCAGAACAGTTCCAACTGGGCATCCGTGACTTCGGCGGCGCGGTCCACCCAGACCGGATCGCCGGTGGCCTGGTACAGGGCCAGCCAACCCTCGACCACTTGGGCGTAGTCATCGAGATAGCCGTTGAGGCGCGCCCGGCCCATGGTCCAGCTCCGGTGAAGGCGGTGGCCGGTCCACATCTCCGAATAGAGGAACTCCCCGTTCCTCAAGCTGATTTCCAGGTACTCGGAACTGTCGAAGGCGAAGGCGGCCTCGGCGAAAGCGGTGAGCATCATGCCGTTCCAGGAAGCCAGGACCTTGTCGTCCAGCCCCGGCCGGATCCGCTTCCTCCGGATCGCGAACAGCCGCCGTCTGGCCCCCGCCAGGAGCCGGTCCAACTCTTCGGGCGCCATCCCCAGACTCTCGGCGTAGGGTTTCCGTTCCAGCCGGGGGTGCAGGATGTTGGAGCCCTCGAAGTTTCCGTGGGAGGTGACGTCGTAGTAGTCGCAGAAGATCCGCGCGGTCTTCGAATCCAGGGCGGATTCCACCTCTTCGAGGCTCCAGACGTAGAACTTCCCTTCGTGGCCTTCGCTGTCGGCGTCCTCGGCCGAGTAGAAGCCGCCTTCTTCGTTATCCCACATCTCCCGCTGAACGTAACCCAGGGTCTCGTCGACGATCTGCCGGTAGAAACGGTTGTCCGTCAGTTGCCAGGCCTCCAGGTAGACGCGCGCCAGGAGCGCGTTGTCGTAGAGCATCTTCTCGAAGTGGGGCACCAGCCAGCGGTCGTCCACCGAGTAGCGGTGGAACCCGCCGCCCAACTGGTCGTAGATCCCGCCCCGGGCCATCTCGTTGAGCGTCACGTCGACCATCCGAAGGGCGGAGGTTCGTTCGGTTCTCCTGCAATAACGCACCAGGAACGCGAGAACCATGGAACTGGGGAACTTGGGGGCTTGCCCGAAGCCGCCCAGGCGATGGTCGAACTGCTGGTAGCAGCGATCGTGGGCCTGATCCAGGATCTTCGAGTCCAGGTCGCCCGGGGCCAGTCCCCACGAAAAGGCCTCTTCCAGCCGTTGCAGCGTCCGGCTCCGCCCGGCTTCGATCTCCTGGCGGCGCTCCACGAAGGCGTCCTTCACGCCCTGGAGGATGCGGGCAAAGCCGGGACGTCCATAGCGGTCCTCGGGAGGAAAGTAGGTTCCCCCATAGAAGGGGACCAGGTCCGGCGTCAGGAAGACCGTCAACGGCCAACCGCCGCTCCCGGTGGTCATCTGGACGAAGCTCATGTAGATGGAGTCCACGTCGGGCCGCTCCTCCCGGTCGACCTTGATGTTGATGAATCCCTCGTTCATCAGGGCGGCGATGCGCTCGTTCTCGAAGGATTCGTGCTCCATGACGTGGCACCAGTGACAGGAGGAGTATCCGATGCTCAGCAGAATGGGCTTGTCCTGTTCCTTCGACTTGTACAGGGCATCGTCATTCCAGGCATGCCAGTCCACCGGGTTGTAGGCGTGTTGGATCAGATAGGGACTGGTCTCGTCAATCAGCCGGTTGGGGCGG from Acidobacteriota bacterium encodes the following:
- the rph gene encoding ribonuclease PH, translated to MNRRNDGRRPDDLRPVKVTTGFTRHAEGSVLMECGDTRVLCTASVEKKVPPFLRGAGQGWITAEYGMLPRSTHTRMIREVAKGKLSGRSQEIQRLIGRSLRAVVDLHLLGERTIWLDCDVLQADGGTRTTSITGAFLALALALDRLHGERTLQEPVLLSPVAAVSVGILGDEPVLDLNYREDFAAEVDMNVVMTGQDEYVEVQGTAEGTPFGQGQLDRLLELARGGIRQLISRQRAVLEDTTEDAARLFRPDPASNRFAIPVGNSK
- the rdgB gene encoding RdgB/HAM1 family non-canonical purine NTP pyrophosphatase; translated protein: MATRNKGKVAEVLHALEGLPVQVDLLPDHSRIPEPEETGLTFRENAALKSRYYSRLTGVPTLSEDSGLAVEVLDGRPGVHSARLAPNDGERIRTLLKLIADADPEWPDSRPRARFVSAMCLSLPEERIQVQGEVWGRIVPEARGENGFGYDPVFLYPPLNRTFAQLTIEQKSRISHRSRALRKLRARLKAF
- a CDS encoding thioredoxin domain-containing protein: MTAFGTHRPNRLIDETSPYLIQHAYNPVDWHAWNDDALYKSKEQDKPILLSIGYSSCHWCHVMEHESFENERIAALMNEGFINIKVDREERPDVDSIYMSFVQMTTGSGGWPLTVFLTPDLVPFYGGTYFPPEDRYGRPGFARILQGVKDAFVERRQEIEAGRSRTLQRLEEAFSWGLAPGDLDSKILDQAHDRCYQQFDHRLGGFGQAPKFPSSMVLAFLVRYCRRTERTSALRMVDVTLNEMARGGIYDQLGGGFHRYSVDDRWLVPHFEKMLYDNALLARVYLEAWQLTDNRFYRQIVDETLGYVQREMWDNEEGGFYSAEDADSEGHEGKFYVWSLEEVESALDSKTARIFCDYYDVTSHGNFEGSNILHPRLERKPYAESLGMAPEELDRLLAGARRRLFAIRRKRIRPGLDDKVLASWNGMMLTAFAEAAFAFDSSEYLEISLRNGEFLYSEMWTGHRLHRSWTMGRARLNGYLDDYAQVVEGWLALYQATGDPVWVDRAAEVTDAQLELFWDAEQGDFHFTSRNHERLVIRHKEFMDNATPSGNAVSCLNLLRLHKLLGRSGYLEKAESMLRRVSLALERHPLAFGYWLQALDHYLGPVHEIAVVGSETQRAPLVQVVRDQYLPNKILAVASGEDDGIGYQIPLLAGKTSIDGGAAAYVCRNFVCRRPVHTPEELKQAIGAAG